In Flavivirga abyssicola, the following are encoded in one genomic region:
- a CDS encoding sulfatase-like hydrolase/transferase, with product MNKLKHTVVLLLVWSCHVSCISQEKPNIIFLFSDDAGYADFGFHGSEVMKTPNLDKLSEEGVRFTQGYVTDATCGPSRAGLITGKYQQRFGYQEINVPGYMSENSKYLEDDMGLPLDQKTIADYLKELGYTNAMYGKWHLGNADRFHPLKRGFDEFYGFRGGARSYFGYKNFEGIHHDNKMERDFENFEEPDGYATDVFADKAVSFIERNKDNPFFIYLAFNAVHTPMEATQEDLDKFPNLKGKRKEVAAMTLALDRACGRVLDKLKELGLDDNTIIIFSNDNGGPTDKNASLNLPLSGTKSNHLEGGLRVPFLMKWPREIKGGAVYNYPVSTFDLLPTFYAAGGGDVADLKDIDGVNLMPYVNGLNKARPHEDLFWKKETRAVYRNNDWKLIRFADRPAELYDVSKDLTEENNLAAKHPERLKSMYKKLFEWELTLERPMWMLKQRFEKYDIDRMDRYRTPELVKKEMEQYTIKTRIKN from the coding sequence ATGAATAAGCTAAAACACACTGTTGTTCTTCTGTTAGTATGGTCTTGCCATGTATCTTGTATATCTCAAGAAAAACCCAATATCATATTCTTGTTTTCTGATGATGCAGGGTATGCAGATTTCGGGTTTCATGGGAGTGAGGTTATGAAAACCCCTAATTTGGATAAGCTTTCAGAAGAAGGAGTAAGATTTACACAAGGTTATGTAACAGATGCTACTTGTGGACCTTCCAGAGCAGGTCTAATAACTGGAAAATACCAACAACGCTTTGGTTATCAAGAAATCAATGTGCCAGGTTATATGAGTGAAAACTCAAAGTATTTAGAAGATGATATGGGCCTTCCATTAGATCAAAAAACAATAGCAGATTATTTAAAAGAATTAGGGTATACAAATGCTATGTATGGAAAATGGCATTTAGGTAATGCAGATCGTTTTCATCCTTTAAAAAGAGGTTTTGATGAATTTTATGGTTTTAGAGGCGGAGCTCGAAGTTATTTTGGATACAAAAATTTTGAAGGAATTCACCATGACAATAAAATGGAACGCGATTTTGAAAACTTTGAAGAACCTGATGGTTACGCAACAGATGTTTTCGCCGATAAAGCAGTATCGTTTATAGAGAGAAATAAAGACAATCCCTTTTTTATTTATTTAGCGTTTAATGCAGTACATACTCCAATGGAAGCGACTCAGGAAGATTTAGATAAATTTCCTAATTTAAAAGGTAAGCGTAAAGAAGTTGCAGCTATGACATTAGCTCTTGATAGAGCTTGCGGTAGAGTATTAGATAAGTTAAAAGAATTAGGGTTAGACGATAACACAATTATTATATTTTCTAATGATAATGGTGGACCAACAGATAAAAATGCATCATTAAATTTACCACTAAGTGGAACAAAATCAAATCATTTGGAAGGCGGTTTAAGAGTGCCGTTTTTAATGAAATGGCCTCGTGAAATTAAAGGAGGAGCTGTTTATAATTATCCAGTGAGTACATTTGATTTATTACCAACATTTTATGCTGCTGGAGGCGGAGATGTTGCAGATTTAAAAGATATAGACGGTGTTAATCTAATGCCTTATGTTAACGGATTAAACAAGGCAAGACCACACGAAGATTTATTTTGGAAAAAAGAAACACGTGCAGTATACAGAAATAATGATTGGAAATTAATTCGTTTTGCGGATAGACCAGCTGAACTATATGATGTATCTAAAGATCTTACCGAAGAGAATAATTTAGCAGCAAAACATCCCGAGCGTTTAAAAAGTATGTATAAAAAATTATTTGAATGGGAATTAACTTTAGAACGCCCAATGTGGATGTTAAAACAACGTTTTGAAAAATATGATATAGACCGAATGGATCGCTATAGAACTCCAGAATTAGTAAAAAAAGAAATGGAGCAGTACACAATAAAAACAAGAATAAAAAACTAA